TGAATCAGGAGATTCAGTATCACCACCACCACCAGCACAAGCTGATAAAGGGAAAATTGAAGTTGCTAGTAATAAAGCAATCAGTTGAGTTCTCATAACTGTTCTCCTTGAAATTTAGTTCAATTAGTTAATAGGTCAATTAATTGGGGATTATTAAACGTAAGCAGCTTAATTTTCCAAATAATTTTTGACTTGCTGCTGAAGTTCTGGATCTTGTCGCACTGCAATCCAAATTTCCTGAAACCGTTCTATCTGTAAACCTTCATCAGTAATGGCTGCTTCAATGTCTGCTTGTGCATCTTGTTCAATTTGCTCGATTTGAGCATCAGCTTGCTGAAACTGTTCTTGCTTCTCTTCACTGACATTAGATGCTTCTGAATCGCTACTCTCAGGCTGCTGTTGTTGTCGCAGCAATTCATTATATTCTTTGATCGTTAGTCCTTGTTCCTCGATCGCTTCTACCATTTTCTGGCGAGATTCATCTTGGATTGTTTGGACCACTTTAAAGGCACTCGCAAAGCTTTGAATTTCTTCATCATTTACTTCGATAGAAGTGTTTTGCTCAGGAGTAACAGTAGGATTATTTTGTTCTGCTGGAGTTTGTTGTTGTGCTAGGGTTGCAGTTTGACCTGCCAGCAAGAAAACAGATGCTGTTGCTCCTGCCAGGATAGAAAGGTACTTCATCGGATACTCCAATAATCTGTGCTAAGGGCAAAAGTTTCAAAGCAAGGCTTTTTAACCTTTACCTAACCATTTACCTTAAACAACGAATGTGAAGAATTTGAGAAGGCAACAATAATCGACGAAGAGAAAACCAATGAAAGTAACGCCAACTGACCTGAGACCATTTTTCTGTGTTGATTTTTTTCAGAGCTGTCTGATTAACAATTGATCAGTGTTTATAAGCAGCAATGGCTTGCTTGAGTTGTATTGATTTAAATCAATTCTAATAAAAAATATATTGCAATTAATTTTTAATAAAAAACAATATTAATACTGCATTTGAATTACAATTGTGCGGTTTTTAGTGGCGGTAGGGTATACCGACACTATCTTTTTGGCTACATTAACATCTCTGTCGTGGCTAGTCCCACAGTTGGCACATTTCTACTCTCTGGTAGGTCGAGTTTTCTTCCTTTGAACCCATAACAAGAAGATTTTTGGGAAATTGGCAGCCATCGGTTAATCACTGGAAATTCACGACCATATTTCTCTGCTTTACCTTCACACTTAGGAGTTCAAGAATTGGTATGTATTAACTTTCATCAAGAAGAAACAGAGAAGATTGATATCTTTCATACATTTCAATACCGGGGACTTTTTCACGAAACGTTTTGGGTATTTTATACAATTTGGAAGGATACTCATCACGCAGTGTCGCCAGGTGCTCATAAGGTTCCTTCCATTCTTTAAGGTGATATAATAATCGTTTAAACTGAGAGTATGAATCTTTATGTTTTTCCATTAAAGCAATGTAGCGAATAATTTTTGTGTAGGTATCAGGATTATTTTTTTGACTTGTAATACCAATAATTGTTCCCAATTTTTCAAAGATACTATAGTTTAGTTTAATCTCTATAAAAATTTGTTTAGAGTGATGTAATTCCTTTTTGCTAAACGTTAATACTAAGTCAGATATCTTCTGTAAAATAGAAAAGTCAGCTAATTGATATCGCTTAAAAAGATAGAGTAATCGTAAGGCTAATCTGTGTCCAGAAGATAAGTTTTGTAATTCTTGTGAATAAGCTCGAATCGCTTGCGCCCCCTCTTCTGTTTTGAGCTTCTGTACTGTACTTTCAGCTAAGTTTTCCACAGCTTGACCAAACTCTTCACTTATTGTTTTTTGTTCAAGTGATTCAAGTAATTTAAATATTTCTTGATAAAAATTCTGCTGACTATAACTCCGATATTGGAATTCAGTTGACTCTACTTTTAAAAAACTATCTTTTGCTTCCAAGGCAGCTTGCAGCATTTCACTCTTTTCTTTTAATCCGTGATATTCTCCGGAGTTTTGGTTAAGAGCAGCACGAATTTTCAACAGTAAAATAAATTCCGGGTGGCCAAATTTGTCATCATATAATCCTTCGATTAAGGGAGTAATTTTTTGTAGCTTTGCTAAAGCGCGATCATGAAGAAAAATACTACTTTCAGGAATTGTTTCTCGAATAAAAACACTGGTTAATCGTTCCCACATACTCTGATTTCCCCAAAGTGGACGATTCCACCAAGGTTTCTGGAAAGTAGAATTAATTTGAGTAACGTCTCCACTATTTGATTTCATCATTCTTCCTCTAAATATTGACTCTGATTAAAAATACCTTTTCTTCTCAGGAAATAAACAATACTAAATCATACTTAGCAATGGTTGATCAATTATCATAAATTCCCTGAAAACTGTAAGCTTGGAATCGTTATAGTAAGAGTTCAATTAACAATACTTAAAGTAGCATAAGTTAGTTAACTAATTTAGAAAAAACTTATAATTATTTGGCTCGGTCAGGAAAGAAGTTAATCCTAACCCGGGTGAATTGAGCTAATATTTTATAAATTCCATAATTGAAAAAGTAAGCGATTATAATTTTCTAGCTAGAAATACTGAATTTGCTAAATTCCTTAGCAGCTAGTTAATAATAAACTATTGTTTCGGAAATTATATAATATTATTTTTACTTGTGTCAAAAAAATAAAGAATGACACCAATCGTGATAGTAAGTATTAAGTTTTTTTTCAAGTCCAAATCCCTGGTTGACTGACAAAACACTTATAACTAGTACTATAGCGGGGTTCTATTGTCTGTCAATCAGGACCAAATCCTTGCGGCTTAAGGATTAAGACGACTCATTATTTAGGAAAGCACTCCCTCAGCTAACACAATCATCGAATTGAAGAGCTGATTGCGCGTTTTAATTCTTCTTGATTTAAATCAGTAATAATAAATACTTCTTGTACACTTTTGCCGTGGCGAGCAATTACCTTATATCCGCCTCGGATTGGTACTGATACTCTTAGTTTGAGCTGCTGACAATTGCTGCGAGCGCGACTAATCACACCAGGAGTCACTGTATGAATCCCCTGGTGAGTAATTAGCCTTTCTAAAATTGGAATTAATCCCTCAATGTGGGTGGAGTGATTCCAAACTAATCGTCCTTGCGAAGAATCCCCCATGTTATGCTTTCTCCAAAGGAGCCATCGTTAAACCTTCTCGTCGAAGTTGTTGGTGATAAAGTTCTGCTGCTTCTTGAGGACCCACCCAAACAATTGCTTGTCCTTCGTTATGAACTTGTTCAGTTAAACTCCAAGCGCGATCGCTGGTCATGCCTGGAATATACTTCATTAAGCAGTTAGCAACGTGCTGAAAAGTATTCACATCATCATTAAGAACAATCACCTTGTAATTAGGATATCCGGTACGAACAGTTTCTTTGTTTTTTTCAGGAGCTTGAATTGGGGAAGCTGTTGCTTGTATCATTGCCTTCTTTTGCCAGTAAAAAACTTCTCCCCTATGATATTGACAGTTTTTCCTAATCTTCAATACAACTAAGGGACCTTGGATTTATCCGAGTTTTTAACTAGGCTAAGTCCTTATTTTCAGATACATTTAATACTATTGGTTTTACAGTATCACATTTTTAAGTCAGCTCACAATTCATTATCTTGTTATGGCATTTGAATGTGATCGGGGTAATGCGGTGATATTTTTTGTTAGATTGTATTGCTAGAGGTAGTTTACAATATTTAAGGCTGTGTTGCGAACGTTAACGTAGCACTCAGGAATCGTTCGACCTTGGTCTGAGAGAACTACTCGATAAAAAAGGATTAATCTTAAGTCTGGGAGAGAGAAACACCAAACAATGACAATTTCACAACAGCAAGAAGCCCCCAGTATGGGGCGGCGACAATTCATGAATCTGTTAACCTTCGGTACGATTACCGGAGTTGCTCTCGGCGCACTCTATCCAGTAGTTCGCTACTTTATTCCCCCTTCTGCTGGTGGTGCCGGCGCTGGTACAACCGCTAAAGACGAATTAGGTAACGATATTATTGCAAGCGAATTTTTGGAGAAGCATCCTGCTGGCGATCGCGCTTTGGCACAAGGATTAAAAGGCGATCCTACTTACGTTATTGTTACGGAAGATGAAGAAATCGCCAGCTACGGTTTAAACGCGGTCTGTACTCACTTAGGCTGTGTGGTTCCTTGGAACGCGAGCGAAGGGAAATTTATTTGTCCTTGCCACGGCTCACAATACAATGCTGAAGGAAAAGTCGTTCGCGGTCCGGCACCCTTGTCTTTAGCGCTCGTTAATTCTGATCTTAATGAAGACGGTAAAATCGTATTCACGCCTTGGGAAGAAACGGATTTCCGCACGAACCAAGAACCCTGGTGGACTTAAATCTTCCCTTTTTCATTAAAAAGCAACCGAGTCGAGTATAAAAAAAGAAACCAATGAATAACTCTTTTTGGCAAGCGTTTACCCAGAAAACGAAGGGTTTTCTCACCTCGCTACTTTGTATCGTTTTTGCCACCCTAACTGTTTTTTTCGCCAGTGATGCTTTGTTTCCGCAAAGTGCTGCGGCTTACCCATTCTGGGCACAAGAAACGGCTCCAGAAAATCCTCGTGATGCCACGGGTCGTATTGTTTGCGCCAACTGTCACCTCGCCGAGAAAGAAGCAGAAGTGGAACTTCCTCTTTCTGTTGCCCCTGACAGCGTCTTTGAAGCGGTGGTTCATATTCCCTATGACACCGATACCCAACAAGTTTTAGGGGATGGTTCCAAGGGAGACCTCAATGTCGGTGCTGTTTTAATGCTTCCAGAAGGCTTTCAAATTGCGCCGCCCGAACGGATGACTGAGGAAATGAAGGAAAAAGTGGGAGATGTCTTCTTCCAGCCTTACCGAGAAGGGTTAGAAAATGTTGTCTTGGTCGGTCCCTTACCCGGAAACGAATATCAAGAAATCACCTTCCCGGTTTTATCTCCGGATCCCAATGGCAATAGTGATGTTTATTTTGGTAAATATCCCATTTATTTAGGAGCAAACCGGGGTCGCGGACAAGTTTATCCGGCTGGCAATAAAAGTAATAACACCGTTTATAATGCCAGCAAAGGCGGAACCATCACTGCCATTGAAGATAGTGGCTTTGGCTACAACGTCACTATTCAGGTGAGTGAAGAAGAAAGTGTGATGGAAACCATTCCTCCGGGTCCTGAATTGATTGTTTCCGAAGGAGATCAAATCGAGAAAGGACAGGCTTTAACGACTGATCCAAACGTTGGCGGTTTTGGCCAGGAAGATAGTGAAATCGTTTTACAAAGTCCTGCCCGGATTAAAGGTTTAATGGCATTTATTGCTGCGATTATGCTGGCACAAGTCCTGCTGGTTCTGAAGAAGAAACAGGTGGAAAGAGTCCAAGCGGTAGAAATGAATTTCTAAGGTTTTCCTGAATTAGTGAACCGAATGAGGCAGGCTTTACGCCTGTCTTTATTATTGGCGTTATGCTCCCTTGCTCTCTCTAGCGAGAAACTGTCCTTTTCCTCATCTCAAACTCACGTTAAACATCATCGCTTTTACTTGTTCTGCCGTTGCCGGCGCGAGTAACACCCCATTACGGTAATGTCCTGTAGCAACAATCACATTTTCGTATCCCTCTAAATATTCAATCACGGGCGCAGCTTGTCCTTCGGGTCGCGGTCGCTTACCCGACCACGTTTCCAAAATTTCTCCGGCGGCTAAAGCCGGACAAAATGCCACTGCTTGTTCCCATACCTTGTCTAGGGGAGTATTTACGGGTTGATCGGGAAATTCCACGGTTGCACCGACCCAATACTCCTGGTTTCCCAAGGGAATGAGATGAACATCATCTCCTGTCACCACTGAGGATAAGGTCAAACTGCTGGGGAGGCGAACGCGCATTGCTTGCCCGAAAACCGGTTTTAATGTTACCGGTTGTTGGAGTTCCCGGGTGAGGGGAAATGACCCTAACCCAGCTGCAATAATCAGGGTATCTGCTTCGTAATTGCCCCGATTGGTCTGGACCGTGTAATCCTGGGAACCGTTTGCAGTTTGACTGACAGAAACCCCGGTTGCTTCTACCCCCCAATGACAATTC
The nucleotide sequence above comes from Cyanobacteria bacterium GSL.Bin1. Encoded proteins:
- a CDS encoding metal-binding protein, encoding MGDSSQGRLVWNHSTHIEGLIPILERLITHQGIHTVTPGVISRARSNCQQLKLRVSVPIRGGYKVIARHGKSVQEVFIITDLNQEELKRAISSSIR
- the clpS gene encoding ATP-dependent Clp protease adapter ClpS, with product MIQATASPIQAPEKNKETVRTGYPNYKVIVLNDDVNTFQHVANCLMKYIPGMTSDRAWSLTEQVHNEGQAIVWVGPQEAAELYHQQLRREGLTMAPLEKA
- a CDS encoding apocytochrome f, whose product is MNNSFWQAFTQKTKGFLTSLLCIVFATLTVFFASDALFPQSAAAYPFWAQETAPENPRDATGRIVCANCHLAEKEAEVELPLSVAPDSVFEAVVHIPYDTDTQQVLGDGSKGDLNVGAVLMLPEGFQIAPPERMTEEMKEKVGDVFFQPYREGLENVVLVGPLPGNEYQEITFPVLSPDPNGNSDVYFGKYPIYLGANRGRGQVYPAGNKSNNTVYNASKGGTITAIEDSGFGYNVTIQVSEEESVMETIPPGPELIVSEGDQIEKGQALTTDPNVGGFGQEDSEIVLQSPARIKGLMAFIAAIMLAQVLLVLKKKQVERVQAVEMNF
- a CDS encoding FAD-dependent oxidoreductase, with the translated sequence MKRVLIIGGGIVGATIAYELSQTDQFAVTMIDRDEPAQASTGAALGILIGISSQKTKGRAWQLREASMRRYPQLLQELTQQTGETIPHRQGLINLCFSQEEMEQWRELANLRHSQGWQLELWEVEQLQTTCPDLNTTGLVGAVYSPQDLQVHPRPLTQTLLKACQQNGVNCHWGVEATGVSVSQTANGSQDYTVQTNRGNYEADTLIIAAGLGSFPLTRELQQPVTLKPVFGQAMRVRLPSSLTLSSVVTGDDVHLIPLGNQEYWVGATVEFPDQPVNTPLDKVWEQAVAFCPALAAGEILETWSGKRPRPEGQAAPVIEYLEGYENVIVATGHYRNGVLLAPATAEQVKAMMFNVSLR
- a CDS encoding DUF4168 domain-containing protein, translating into MKYLSILAGATASVFLLAGQTATLAQQQTPAEQNNPTVTPEQNTSIEVNDEEIQSFASAFKVVQTIQDESRQKMVEAIEEQGLTIKEYNELLRQQQQPESSDSEASNVSEEKQEQFQQADAQIEQIEQDAQADIEAAITDEGLQIERFQEIWIAVRQDPELQQQVKNYLEN
- the petC gene encoding cytochrome b6-f complex iron-sulfur subunit, producing MTISQQQEAPSMGRRQFMNLLTFGTITGVALGALYPVVRYFIPPSAGGAGAGTTAKDELGNDIIASEFLEKHPAGDRALAQGLKGDPTYVIVTEDEEIASYGLNAVCTHLGCVVPWNASEGKFICPCHGSQYNAEGKVVRGPAPLSLALVNSDLNEDGKIVFTPWEETDFRTNQEPWWT